A stretch of Kaistella flava (ex Peng et al. 2021) DNA encodes these proteins:
- a CDS encoding transglutaminase domain-containing protein, with amino-acid sequence MIKKLSLFIGCFLVSFLYSQHKFLNDPKISDEDLKSTQSKIEADAPAEVLYRSVHYVIDYNGYLTQEIVQRVKIYNKDNAGKYLDHEIAVFDNGRGDRETLSNLKALTYNWENGKKVSTKIERDEKFKSKEDKNFTITKFAYANVKNGSVVEYSYTLYSPFLSSTPRVLIEEEIPVKYVEYVFDTPKPLGYSINYKGSISPNHRDSGEKQLYGREYQTYRFAYEKLPAFKDEKYVLNNNNYKTGIKAELNSTMINNVFKTYSLSWNDIQKRLYDHDDFGLQLKKQNLVKNVLPAEILALPTNMEKANAILKFVQKNYTWNKEDEVFTDKGIKNLLTTKIGNTAEINLLLTMLLRSADVDADPVVLSTVKRGLLVAYNPSITQLNFVLACFTEKDKVYLLDGTSKLTAINMISPRALNHYGILMLKNDAKQINIFFPEVSKTVLSVDAKLTPAGTFEGRFADRDTKLYAMIANENYSDDEKTFAKNYQDEYKFPYTNMKHGLQDNNDFETSFDFSSDTFVDTIGNKLVFNPLLFLYSQNHGYDQKEARRAPIEFYSAYDRVKKVTITLPDNYVFENVPASKKFRTEDNSIQYTYAVTQNGNKLTVETTIQIDDTVFPKEYYPAFTQIYDNVTKMEAQVVTAVKKL; translated from the coding sequence ATGATTAAAAAACTATCTCTTTTTATTGGATGCTTTTTGGTGAGTTTCCTTTATTCACAACATAAATTTCTTAACGATCCCAAAATTTCTGATGAGGATTTAAAAAGCACTCAGTCTAAAATAGAAGCAGATGCACCGGCAGAAGTTCTGTATCGGTCTGTTCATTATGTGATTGATTATAATGGTTATTTAACGCAAGAAATTGTACAGCGGGTAAAAATCTATAATAAAGATAATGCAGGTAAATATCTGGATCATGAAATTGCAGTTTTTGACAATGGAAGAGGAGATAGAGAAACGCTGAGCAATTTAAAAGCATTGACTTACAACTGGGAAAATGGTAAAAAAGTTTCTACGAAAATAGAAAGAGATGAGAAGTTTAAATCCAAAGAAGATAAGAACTTTACGATTACAAAATTCGCTTATGCAAATGTGAAAAATGGTTCTGTCGTAGAATATTCTTATACCCTTTACAGTCCGTTTTTATCGTCAACACCAAGGGTTTTAATCGAGGAAGAAATTCCGGTGAAATATGTAGAATATGTCTTTGATACTCCAAAACCGCTTGGGTATTCAATTAATTATAAAGGGAGTATATCTCCTAATCATCGTGATTCTGGTGAAAAACAATTATACGGAAGAGAATATCAAACCTATCGTTTTGCTTACGAAAAGCTTCCTGCTTTTAAAGATGAAAAATATGTTCTGAATAATAATAATTACAAAACCGGTATTAAGGCTGAACTTAATTCTACCATGATTAATAATGTTTTTAAAACGTATTCTCTTTCATGGAATGATATTCAGAAAAGGCTTTATGATCATGATGATTTTGGTTTGCAACTGAAAAAACAGAATTTGGTTAAAAATGTTCTTCCAGCAGAGATTTTAGCGTTGCCAACCAATATGGAAAAAGCAAATGCTATTCTGAAATTTGTACAGAAAAATTACACTTGGAATAAGGAAGATGAAGTCTTTACGGATAAAGGAATTAAAAACCTTTTGACTACGAAAATTGGAAATACTGCTGAAATTAATCTTCTGCTAACAATGCTTTTAAGAAGTGCAGATGTTGACGCTGATCCTGTTGTGCTTTCAACGGTAAAAAGAGGATTATTGGTGGCGTATAACCCGTCGATAACTCAACTTAATTTTGTGTTGGCGTGTTTTACAGAAAAAGATAAAGTTTATCTTTTGGATGGCACTTCTAAATTGACCGCAATTAATATGATTTCGCCACGAGCCTTAAATCATTATGGAATCCTGATGTTGAAAAATGATGCGAAACAAATAAATATTTTCTTCCCTGAAGTTAGTAAAACGGTACTTTCTGTAGATGCTAAATTAACTCCTGCTGGAACTTTCGAAGGACGTTTTGCCGATCGCGACACCAAATTATATGCGATGATTGCCAATGAAAATTATTCTGATGATGAAAAAACTTTTGCTAAAAATTATCAGGATGAATACAAGTTTCCTTATACCAATATGAAGCACGGATTGCAGGATAATAATGATTTTGAAACCAGTTTCGATTTTTCGTCAGATACTTTTGTGGATACTATTGGGAACAAATTAGTATTTAATCCATTGTTGTTTTTATATTCTCAAAACCATGGTTATGATCAAAAAGAAGCAAGACGGGCGCCGATTGAATTTTATTCTGCCTACGATCGAGTGAAGAAAGTGACCATCACTCTTCCCGATAATTACGTGTTTGAAAATGTGCCAGCTTCTAAGAAATTTAGAACGGAAGATAATTCAATACAATACACTTATGCAGTGACTCAAAATGGAAATAAATTGACCGTTGAAACCACGATTCAGATTGATGATACGGTTTTCCCGAAAGAATATTATCCAGCCTTTACGCAGATTTACGACAATGTAACCAAAATGGAAGCGCAAGTTGTAACCGCTGTGAAGAAGTTATAA